TGGCTTCGTCCGGAACTTCCGTTTCCTCGTACTCGCCGGTCTTGAGGCCCTTCTTGAACTGATGCGCCTTTTTGGTGAAGAGGTTGACGACGCCGTGAAAGGTGTGCGCCTGGCCGACCGGCACTTCGACCGGAATGACCTTGTTGGAGAGGCGGGTCTTGATCTGCTGGTAGATGCGGTCGAAGTCGGCGTGCTCCTTGTCCATCATCGAGACGACGAAGAGCACCGGATCGCGCCGCGCGACCGCCTCGCGGAACATCTTCTCGGTGCCGACTTCGACGCCCGACGTGGCGGAGACGACGACGAGCGCGCCGTCGGCGGCGGCCAGGCCGGCGACCGCATCGCCCTGGAAGTCGAGGTATCCTGGCGTGTCGATCAGATTGATCTTGGTGTCCTGCCACTCGGCGAACGCCGGGCCCAGGTTGATCGAGTAGCCGCGCTCGATCTCTTCGGCGGCGTGATCGGTGAGAGCGGTGCCGTCTTTCACCGAACCGTGCCGTTTCGAGCTTCCTGACACGAAGGCGAGCGCATCGACCAAACTGGTCTTGCCGCTCGCCCCGTGTCCCACGACCGCGATGTTGCGGATCTCCGACCCTTTGTATTCCCTCATACGCGTCGAGTCTCCCGCCCACCGCAGCGCGGTGGGCTACAACAATGTTCCGATGCGCGGGGCTTGGTCGAGCCACGCTCGCAGGGCGTCGTCGGTGATCGAGTCGTCGAGCGTCGAGAGCTCCACGGCGATGGCCCGAGCCGCTTGGCGCGTTTCAGTGGCGCAGTTGAAGACGAGGACACCGCCGCTCGCGGCAGCGCTCCATAGTCTTCCAATCGCGTCGGCGAACACGCGGACGGTACTACTCGGGCGCTGGGGGGTGCTCTTGGCGGACAGCCTGGTCATTCCGTGACGGACCTGTTTCCGTGACACTGCTTCCCGGAGACCGGGCGCGTCAAGGGGGTCAGGCTGCCCTCCGTACCGCGGCGCTCTCAACTGTCAACTTTTGACCTGCCGAGGTGGCTAGGGCCCGTCGAAATTGAACGGACACGCCCCTTTCATATGGGTACCCCGCAATGCGGCAATCGATCGGGCTGGTCGCTCTGGTCGTTCGCGAGTACGACGAGGCACTCGCCTTCTATGTAGGAGTGCTCGGCTTTTCGGTCGTCGAAGACCGGCCCGTGCCCGAGCAGAAAAAACGTTGGGTGGTCGTGGCTCCGCCGGGCGCCGCGGAATCGCGCCTGCTGCTCGCGCGCGGCGTCGGTCCGGAACAGACGTCGCGCATCGGCAACCAGACGGGCGGCCGCGTGTTTCTCTTCCTGCGCACGGATGATTTCTGGCGCGACTACAACGCGTACATCGCGAAGGGCGTCGTGTTCGTGAGGTCACCGAGGGAGGAAGAGTACGGGACGGTCGCCGTCTTCCAGGATCTCTATGGAAACTTGTGGGACTTGGTGCAGATGAAGAGTTGAGAGCGCGGGTGCGTGGCGGGGTGTGAAGAGCCGCCCCCGCGCTCGTTCCAGTTCGCCGCACCCCGCCTCCGTACTCCTCCGCCCAAACGCGAAGCGGGGCGGCCCATTGGGCCGCCCCGCTTCATTCTGACAAGGTAGGGTCTTGTCTCAATCTCCTTCGGTCTCGAACGCCAGTGCGTCTGCCAGTCTGAGTCGCTCGATCATCGACTCGAGCGGGGTGAACACCGGTCCTGTGATTCCAACGATCGGCCCGATCGAGATACTGATCGCCCGTCGGGCTCCTTCCGGCCAATCCGGCATCGACAGCCCCGCTACCAACCGCCGGATCAACTGACCGCACTCAGCCAACAACTGCCTCGCCGTCGAGTGGAGCGTCTCGAGCGGAATCTCGAGATCGCTCGTTACGAGTCTCCCCGAAGGGTCCCTCCATGCCGCATCTCCAACTGCTCCCCGTTCAGGCCACACGCCGAGATGGCGGACTGCGTCGACCTGTCCATCGCTCGTTCGGTGCGACTCAACTGCTGCCGCTAGAGCCAGCGCAAGCGACTCCGGATTGGGTTCTCCGTACAGCGTCACAATGTCCCGCGACGGCCGCTCTGACGAATGCAACGGCGACGGAACGGAGTTCACGTGCGCCAATACCGGCGAGTGATCGGGGTTCTCCTCGAGCATCACGAGGATGTCCATTTCCCCCTCCTGGTATTGGTACTTCGGGTGCTGCGGGACTGCCCCGCTGTCCTCCGAATCCACTGCTCCCACCTTCCCGACGCCTCGAGGTGCTTCCGAGTTTCAAACGAGTCATCGGGCCCTTCAAGAAATCGAACCCGATTCGCGATCCGATGTTCCTTCTACAACCGTGGCGTACCACGGTCGGTCACATTCGCGTTTCGCCCTGCGATGAATTGTGCATTGCGCGAGAATCGAACGCGTTTTGCCCGACCGCCACTCGAATTCCGACCACCAGGGACACCGCGATCACGATCGCCAGCACCACGCAATCGCCTAGCTGCACAACCGATGCGAGACCGTTTCCGGTCACGCTCGCGGTGATCCACGACAGCGCGAACTCGGCACACCCGACTACGATTCCTGCCGCGGCCAACCGCCAGCCTCGTGTGACCAGCGCCACAAACGCGATCGCCCACACGAAGCTCAGCAGGACATGGCCCACCAAACCGACGATGACCAGCGACGTCGACCCACTCGAAATAGTTGTATGAGCAAGCGTCGCGCCGATGGCGGCGAAGGGAAGTCGGACGCTTCCGAGGCGGCGCCCGATGGCGATCAGCGCGCCGGTCGACGCCGAGGCCGCGAGACCACCCGCCACGATCGTCGGCGCGACGACACGTCGAGACGTCGGGCTTTGTATCGCGACTGGATCGTTCACGCACCCAAAGCAAGCGGGCCCCCGTCATCGACTCAAGTGGCGTCGCGCCACTCCTCGCGGCAGCGCTTGCTCGCGTCCACTCGAACACGGATCTTGAGTCCACGATGCCGGACTCGGCTCACCACCACTCCATTCTGATCATCGAGGACAACTCGCGACTGGTCGCCATGCTCGACCGCGCCCTTCGCGAGCAGGGGTACCACGTCCGCTCGGCCCGAGACGGCGACGCCGGACTCGAAAGCGCGCTCGAGAACGCCGCGGATCTGATCATCCTCGACGTCGGACTGCCGCGACGAAACGGCTTTGACGTCGTGAAGGAGCTGCGCCGTCACGGCATTCGCACACCGATGCTCATGCTCACCGCCCGGCGCGAAGTCGCCGACCGCGTCACCGGCCTCGAGGCGGGAGCCGACGACTATCTCATCAAACCGTTCGACGTGGACGAGCTGGTCGCCCGCGTGCGCGCGCTCTTGCGGCGCGCCGCCACGCCGGAGCGTGCGCCCATCCTGCGCGTCGGCGACGTGGTTCTCGATCCCGTCGCGCGGACGGCCGAACGCGGTACGCGGCCGCTCGCCCTGACGCAGCGCGAGTTCGAGCTGCTCGAGTGCTTCATGCGGCACCCCAGCCAGCCGCTGGGCCGCAACGCGATCGCGCGCTACGTCTGGCACGAGACCGTGGAGGGCGGGGACAGCAACATCGTCGACGTGTACGTCGCGTACCTGCGCAAGAAGCTCGACGCCGACGGCGAAGAACCGATGCTGCACACGCTGCGCGGCGTCGGCTACATGCTCCGCGCTCCGGCGACCCACGGATGATCACGGCGAAAACGCGACGGCCCCGGCTTTCGAGCCGGGGCCGTCGTGTTTCGTGTCGTTACTCAGGGTCCGCCGGTGCCGCCGTCGATGTCGGGGCCGCCATCGTCGATGCAGTCCGGATCGTCGGGTGACGGGTCGCAGGGCAAACCCGTGTAGACGTTGTAGCCGCTGAAATGTTTGATCCGCCGCCAGACAACGCCGTTCTTGAGGTTCACATGGGTGACCAGGCTGCCGTCGAAACCGGCATCCGTTTGCGACGACGCGTCGAGACCCGGGCGGTAATAGATGCCGAGATAGTGGAGCGCCGACGGATTCGCCGAATAATAGTCGGCATTCGACGTGATCGCGTTCGCGTACACGCTCGTCGCGATGAGAACTTTTGTATTCGGATTGAATCGCAGCGCCGGCGAGAAGTCGATCGTGAAGCCGGTGCTCGTGAATCCGTACGTCGCCGTGATCGTGACCGACTGTCCGTCGGCCAGCGTCGAGCACGGGTCGTTCCACGTGCCGGGACCGTACGAGCTCGTCGCCGGATCACAGATGGAATTCGCCGGGAAGCTCAGAGCGTACAGCCCGCCAATCTGGAACGTCCCGCCGGCCGACGTCACCGTAAACGATGTCGTGCGGAGTCCGGTGAAAGACGAGCCGGAATTGAAGTCGAGCGAAGGCTTATCGGTCGCGACCGTTATGAGC
The DNA window shown above is from Gemmatimonadaceae bacterium and carries:
- a CDS encoding response regulator transcription factor, with the protein product MPDSAHHHSILIIEDNSRLVAMLDRALREQGYHVRSARDGDAGLESALENAADLIILDVGLPRRNGFDVVKELRRHGIRTPMLMLTARREVADRVTGLEAGADDYLIKPFDVDELVARVRALLRRAATPERAPILRVGDVVLDPVARTAERGTRPLALTQREFELLECFMRHPSQPLGRNAIARYVWHETVEGGDSNIVDVYVAYLRKKLDADGEEPMLHTLRGVGYMLRAPATHG
- a CDS encoding VOC family protein → MRQSIGLVALVVREYDEALAFYVGVLGFSVVEDRPVPEQKKRWVVVAPPGAAESRLLLARGVGPEQTSRIGNQTGGRVFLFLRTDDFWRDYNAYIAKGVVFVRSPREEEYGTVAVFQDLYGNLWDLVQMKS